From Ictidomys tridecemlineatus isolate mIctTri1 chromosome 2, mIctTri1.hap1, whole genome shotgun sequence, the proteins below share one genomic window:
- the Tpcn1 gene encoding two pore channel protein 1 isoform X4 gives MNYQEAAIYLQEGENNDKFFTHPKDARALGAYLFVHNHLFYLMELLTALLLLLLSLCEAPAVPALRLGIYVHATLELFALMVVVFELCMKSRWLGLHTFVRHKRTMVKTCVLVVQFAEAIVVLVRQTSHVRVTRALRCIFLVDCRYCGGVRRNLRQIFQSLPPFMDILLLLLFFMIIFAILGFYLFSSNPADPYFHTLEDSIVSLFVLLTTANFPDVMMPAYARSPWSCAFFIVYLSIELYFIMNLLLAVVFDTFSDIEKRKFKSLLLHRRTAIQHAYRLLVSQRRPAGISYRQFEGLMRFYKPRMSARERFLTFKALNQSDSPLLSLKDFYDIYEFTALKWKVKRNREHWFDELPRTAFLIFKGINILVKSKAFQYFMYLVVAVNGMWILVETFMLKGGNFFSKRVPWSYLVFLTIYGVELFLKVAGLGPVEYLSSGWNLLFKLKKRYRNVLDTMFELLPRMAR, from the exons GAAGGCGAGAACAACGACAAGTTCTTCACCCACCCCAAGGACGCCAGGGCGCTGGGGGCCTACCTCTTCGTACACAACCACCTCTTCTACCTGATGGAGCTGCTGACtgccctgctgctgctgctgctgtccctgtgCGAGGCGCCCGCCGTCCCCGCACTCCGGCTCGGCATTTAC GTCCACGCCACCCTGGAGCTGTTTGcgctgatggtggtggtgttcGAGCTCTGCATGAAATCGCGGTGGCTGGGCCTCCACACCTTCGTCCGGCACAAGCGGACCATGGTCAAG ACCTGCGTCCTGGTGGTGCAGTTCGCGGAGGCCATCGTGGTGCTGGTGCGGCAGACGTCCCACGTGCGGGTGACCCGGGCCCTGCGCTGCATTTTCCTGGTGGACTGCCGGTACTGCGGCGGCGTTCGGCG CAACCTGCGGCAGATCTTCCAGTCCCTGCCCCCCTTCATGGACATCCTGCTCCTGCTGCTCTTCTTCATGATCATCTTCGCCATCCTCG GTTTCTACTTGTTCTCCTCCAACCCTGCTGACCCG TACTTCCACACGCTGGAGGACAGCATCGTCAGCCTGTTCGTCCTCCTGACCACGGCCAA TTTCCCAGATGTGATGATGCCCGCCTATGCCCGGAGCCCCTGGTCCTGCGCCTTCTTCATCGTGTACCTGTCCATCGAGCTGTACTTCATCATGAACCTG CTCCTGGCCGTGGTGTTCGACACCTTCAGTGACATCGAGAAGCGCAAGTTCAAGTCTCTGCTGCTGCACAGGAGGACTGCCATCCAGCACGCCTACCGCCTCCTTGTCAGCCAGCGG AGGCCTGCGGGCATCTCCTACAGGCAGTTCGAAGGCCTAATGCGCTTCTACAAGCCCCGGATGAGCGCCCGGGAGCGCTTTCTGACTTTCAAGGCCCTGAATCAGAGCGACTCACCTCTGCTCAG CCTGAAGGACTTCTATGACATCTATGAATTCACCGCCCTCAAGTGGAAG GTCAAGAGAAACCGAGAGCACTGGTTCGACGAGCTTCCCAGGACCGCGTTCCTCATCTTCAAAG GAATCAACATCCTGGTGAAGTCCAAGGCCTTCCAGTATTTCATGT ACTTGGTGGTAGCAGTCAACGGGATGTGGATCCTCGTGGAGACATTTATGCTGAAAG GCGGGAACTTCTTCTCCAAGCGCGTGCCCTGGAGTTACCTGGTCTTTCTCACCA TCTACGGGGTGGAGCTGTTCCTGAAAGTTGCTGGCCTGGGCCCCGTGGAGTACCTGTCCTCAGGCTGGAACCT